The following is a genomic window from Amycolatopsis sp. BJA-103.
TCCGCAGCCACTTCGACGAGATGTGGAGCGAGTCCGAACCCCTCGAATCGTTCCTGGCCGGGGAACTCCTGACCGAGAGCAAACCGGGCGACGGACTGTCCCGCCTCGCGGACCGGATCCGGGAGCAGCGCGCGGCGTACCAGCTGTCGGCCAAGGCGGAAGACGCGGTCCTGCGACACCTGGCGTTCCGCCACCGCGCGCCGGTCATCTTCGTCACCGGCCTGCCGGGCGCCGGAAAATCACTGGTCCGCCGGGCACTCGCCGAAGAGCTCCGGCGGTGGCGGATGCAGGTCGACGAGCTGAACGACTACGTCTACGCGTTCGAAGAATTCCTCCACGCCTTGATGCTCCTCGGCGACGGTCGCGGCGCGGGCTTCAGCGCCCAGCAGGGCGGCGCGTTCCAGGTGGAGCGCGAGGATGATCTCCGGCCGGCCCTTCACACGCTCGGCCATCGCGTCTGGGAAAACCGCCGGAGCAACCCGATCACAATCGTCGAGTTCGCCAGGGCCGACACGATCGGAGCGCTCAAGGTGTTCGGCGACGAGGTCCTGGCGGCGTCGCAGATCGTCCACGTCCGCGCCTCCGACGCCCAGCGCGCCGCCCGGCTGGCCAGGCGGGGCGAGCCACCGAAGATCTCGGTGGCGGGTCAGTTGATCAGCCTCGAGGTGTCCGACGACCATCGGCTGCCCAGCAACGCCGCGGACACCCTCTACAGCAGGGACGACTTCGCGCTGCTGAAGGCCCAGAAGAGCCTCGCCGGCCGGCTGTTCCTCGTCGAGAACGACTCCGAGGGGAAGGTGCACATCGACGAACAGGTCGCGGCGTTCGTCGAAGCCGTCGTGCGCCCCTACCGCAGACTCGCGTCTTAGCCGGGAACGCGCTCGTGTTCGCCGCCTCCTCAGGCACCCGATCCGTTGCCCGGCCTGAAATACCGGGACCTCCACCTTCTTGCCGGATCCGAGCATCGCCGACGGCTCACTTGCCGGCGCGCCAAGGCGGGGTCCAGCCGAGGCGTTTGCAGACCGTGTCGATGTCGGAGTCGGTCAGGCTCCGGCGATCGGAGAGATTCGCCGACCGCGGGCCGAGGATCTGCATCCGGTCGACCGTGCTGCCCGGATCGCCGATGTCCTTGCGGACCTCGATCAGGAAGTCCGCGTAGAGCCGGAATTGGATGTCGGCGGGTGGACCGAGGGGAAGGGCCTGCATGAGGCGGGAGTACGCCCGGACGATGCCGTCGGAGCCGTACACGTTCACCCAGGTGTCGAAACGGCGCTTGTGTTTCAGTTCTTCCTCGGTGGGCACGTCGTCGCTGGTGAACATGCGGTCCAGCATGTCGACGACGGGTTCGTACATGGTGCGTTTCGGCTCCGAAATCCGTTCCCGGACCTGATCGACCCGTTGCGCGCGGGCTTCGTAACGACGCGATGCCAACGCGAACATCCCGGCGACCACCGCGGCGGCGACGGAGGCGACGGCTGCGATCACGGCGACGACGATGGCGGACATGCGGCCGATCCAACCATGGATCGGCCGACGGCAAAGAGCTTATGTGTCAAAGTGCCGTCTCCGGTGATCATCGCCGGGGTACCGGTGCACGAGACGCTGCGAAACCAGCTGGACGACGTCGTGACGAAGATGCTGGCCAGGCATCGGCGCGATCTCGACAGCTTCCGGCGCATGCCGGTCGAGGAAATGCGCGAAGACATCACGAACATCAGCCGCGACGTGGTCTCCTACTACATCTCCTGGCTCCGCGAAGGCACCCTGGCGACGCCCGACCAAGCAGGCCGCATCGGCGGCTCCGCCGCTCGGCGCGCGGAGGAAGGCGTGCCGCTGGAAGCTCTGCTGGCGGCCTATGTCAATGGGCTGCAAGGAATCTTCGCGACGCTGACCGCCGACGCGGGCCCTGATGACCTCGACGCGGTGCTCGCGCTGGGCAACAAGATCTTCGAGTTCATCAAGGCGACCACGGGCGCCGTGGCGAGCGGCTACCTCGAAGAGGTACGCACCACGGTGGGCCAGGAGCACAACACCCGCCGCGCGTTGCTCGCCGCGTTGCTGCGGGACGAATCCGCTTCGGCGACCGCCGGAATCGCCGGAATCGGTCTCGCCAGCGAGTACCTGCTGCTCAACCTCGCCATCGGCGCACACCCCGACGAACAGGAGACCGGGGTCAACCCGACCACGGTCACCCGCCGGATGTTGCGCAGGCTGCTCGCGGTGTTCGAGGCGGCGACCGACGATCAGGCGTTGAACGCGCTGGAGGCGACCGGCGGAATCGTCCTGGTCCCGATATCGTCGGACATGGACTGGTCGAAGTGGTCGGAAACGATCGCCGAAGCGGGCAGCGCGGCGGGGGTGACCGTCAGTGCGGCCGGGGCCCTGACCACGTCCTCGGGTGTCGCGGCCGCGGCGGTCCAGACCGGCGAAATACTGGACGTCCTGCGCTGGTTCGAGCGCGCCCCCGGGCTCTACCGCCTCGAAGACGTCCTCATCGAGTACCAGCTGACACGCCCGGGCGAAGCCCGCGACAGGCTCGCCGACCTGCTGGCCCCCCTGGAAGCACATCCCGATCTGTTCGAGACGCTGCTCCACTATCTCGGCGGCAACGTCAACCGCCGCCGGATCGCGAACCTGCTGCACGTCCACCCGAACACGGTCGACTACCGGTTACGCCGCATCCACGAACTCACCGGTATCGACGTGACCGAGCCACCGGGAATCCACCGGGCCACTTCCGCGCTGGCCGCACGCCGTGCCGGCGAATCCGGCTAGCCCACCCTGGTGGAGCCGACCGGACTGATGCCGGCGCTTTGCCACATCGCCGTCGACAGCCAGCCGAGCGTGAAGCCGAACAGGATGTGCAACCCGCTGGTGAACAGGGTGTCCGGCAAGGGAGCGGCGAGTGCGAACGCGGCCGGTACCACCACATAGAGGCCCGACGGGAGCCGCGGGTGGACCTTGGCGCGCAGCAAGGACAGGCCGAACAGCACCGACCCGAGGGCGAACACGCCCGCGCTCGCGATGAGGGCCACTTTGGTCGGACCGCGCAGAAGTTCGGCGACGACCGGGCCGTCGAGGTAGAACAGCGCCATGTTCAGTGCGAACGCGGCGCCGCCGAACAGTCCGAGACCGATCAGGTTGACCAGGTACGCGAGGGCGCCGAACCGGCCGGCGGCCTCGCTGTGACGCGCGTAGAGCGCCACGAGCGCGGGCGTCGCCAAGGCCGGGGCGAGGCCGAGGACGAAGCTGGTGGCCGCGGTCTCCCCCAGCACCGTTTCGAAGGCCGCGGGAACCGCGATGAACAGTCCGGCGGCGATTCCGCACGGCGCGCCGAGGCGGATCAACGTGGGCGACAGCATATGAGAACTCCCTTGCGGCACAAGAATTAGCGTGCGATGACAGGGCCGAACGCTACGAAGGGCCGTCGCGGTCCGGAAGTGCCGACCGGGCCGGAGTTCCCACCGGGCACCGCCGAACGGCACGTGCCGTTCGGCCAAGGTTTCCCGAACCCGGGAGAATGCCGCCGGATCGGCCGTACTCTTTCCGTGTCGGGAGGTGCCTGCATGCCGATCGTGCGGAAAGAATCACCGGTGTCCTGGGTGTCGGCCGTCGTCTACGGGATCGTGCTGATCGCGGGCCTCTACTACGTCGTCGCCGGGCTCGGCGCGGACGTCCGTCCACTGAGGACAGCAGGGTTCGTCGCGTGCGTCGCGGCGCTGTTCGCACTGGAACCCGCCGAACGGCGTTGCGGCGCGGGGCGCGGCACCGCGTCGGCGTTCCTGCTCGTCCGGCTCGCGCTGTTCGTCGCGGTCGCCGCGCTGGACGACTCGGGGCTGTCCCGGGCGCTGTTCGTGCTGGTGCCGTTCGCGGCCTACCTCGCGTTCGGCCGGACGGTGAGTATCGCGCTCGCCGCGCTGTGCCTGGTGCTGCTCGTCTGCTCCTACGCCTTGTGGGTTCCCGGCTGGTACACCAGCGCCAACTACGTCGCCGACGTGCTGATGTTCGTCATCGGCCTGGTTCTCGCCATCGCCATGGCCGGAATCGCGGTCCGCGAGCAGCAGGCCAGAGCCCGGCTCGAGGAGTCGCTGGACGAGGTGACCTCCTACGCCGCCCAGGTCGCGGACCTCTCGGCGGCGGCGGAACGCAACCGTCTCGCCAGGGACATCCACGACAGCCTCGGCCACCACCTCACCGCGATCGCGGTGCAGGTGGAGAAGGCGTCCGCCTTCCGCGAGCGCGATCCACACGCGGCGGACCAGGCCCTGGCCGACGCGCGGTCTTCGGCACGCCACGCTCTCGACGACGTCCGCCGGTCGGTCGGAGCACTCCGTGACGAGCGGGAGGGACGCACCTTGTCCGCGTCGCTGGCCGAACTCGTCGACCGAGCCGGGGACGACCGGCTCCAGGTCAGCCTCGTCGTGGACGGCGAGGAGCGCGCCGGGGACAACGCGACGGTGAGCGCGCTTTTCCGCGCAGCGCAAGAAGCCTTGACCAACGCGCGAAGGCACGCACAAGCCGATCGGGTCTCGGTGTCACTGACGTTCGGCGACACCGAGACCCGGCTGGTCGTCGCCGACGACGGCCGCGGGTTCAGCACCGGAGCGTCCGAGCCCGCAGAAGGGTTCGGGTTGCTCGGCCTGCGCGAGCGCGCGGCACTGGTCGGCGGGCTCGCCCGGGTCGAGAGCCAACCCGGAGCGGGCACCCGGATCACCGTGACGGTGCCGGCCCGATGAGCGTGCGCGTACTGGTCGTCGACGACCAACGGCTGATCAGGGACGGCATCGCCTCGCTGCTGGGCATCCAGCCGGGTATCGAGGTGGTCGGCGTCGCCGCGGACGGGAAAGAAGCCGTCGCCCGAGTCCTCGCGCTCGAACCCGACGTGGTGCTGATGGACGTCCGGATGCCCGGGATGGACGGCGTCGAAGCCGCCGCGATCCTGCGGCACAAAGCGCCCGGCTGCCGGATCGTCATGCTGAGCACCTTCGACGACGACGAATACGTCGTGCAGGCGCTGCGCGCCGGTGCCGCCGGGTATCTGCTCAAGGACCTCCCCGCCGACGAACTGGCCGACGCCATCCGGCTGACCCACGCCGGGATCACCCAGCTCGACACCTCGGTGGCGCGGCGTCTGGCAGCGGCGGCTCCGACAGCCGAACCCGCGAAACCGGCCCCCACCGAAGTACTGACCAGCCGGGAGACCGCAGTGCTAAGGCTCGTCGCGACCGGCTCGACGAACCGCGAAATCGCCGCACGGCTTTACCTCAGCGAGGGAACGGTGAAGAACCACATTTCCCGCATCCTCGGCCGCCTCGGACTACGGGATCGCACCCAAGCCG
Proteins encoded in this region:
- a CDS encoding AAA family ATPase, translated to MATVRFLWRRTRLPTGLSQRMTRRNYLAEMLVISKNDNVERLDALVPNLLPAADSPVLAEIQESWSQINGRRGVRVITRTEPASLTAGAELLGAGIEVRVSRALTADHLSYHVFSGLEHHTVLNRRNGGKDRPERLDEISASKVFRSHFDEMWSESEPLESFLAGELLTESKPGDGLSRLADRIREQRAAYQLSAKAEDAVLRHLAFRHRAPVIFVTGLPGAGKSLVRRALAEELRRWRMQVDELNDYVYAFEEFLHALMLLGDGRGAGFSAQQGGAFQVEREDDLRPALHTLGHRVWENRRSNPITIVEFARADTIGALKVFGDEVLAASQIVHVRASDAQRAARLARRGEPPKISVAGQLISLEVSDDHRLPSNAADTLYSRDDFALLKAQKSLAGRLFLVENDSEGKVHIDEQVAAFVEAVVRPYRRLAS
- a CDS encoding PucR family transcriptional regulator — its product is MPSPVIIAGVPVHETLRNQLDDVVTKMLARHRRDLDSFRRMPVEEMREDITNISRDVVSYYISWLREGTLATPDQAGRIGGSAARRAEEGVPLEALLAAYVNGLQGIFATLTADAGPDDLDAVLALGNKIFEFIKATTGAVASGYLEEVRTTVGQEHNTRRALLAALLRDESASATAGIAGIGLASEYLLLNLAIGAHPDEQETGVNPTTVTRRMLRRLLAVFEAATDDQALNALEATGGIVLVPISSDMDWSKWSETIAEAGSAAGVTVSAAGALTTSSGVAAAAVQTGEILDVLRWFERAPGLYRLEDVLIEYQLTRPGEARDRLADLLAPLEAHPDLFETLLHYLGGNVNRRRIANLLHVHPNTVDYRLRRIHELTGIDVTEPPGIHRATSALAARRAGESG
- a CDS encoding response regulator, whose translation is MSVRVLVVDDQRLIRDGIASLLGIQPGIEVVGVAADGKEAVARVLALEPDVVLMDVRMPGMDGVEAAAILRHKAPGCRIVMLSTFDDDEYVVQALRAGAAGYLLKDLPADELADAIRLTHAGITQLDTSVARRLAAAAPTAEPAKPAPTEVLTSRETAVLRLVATGSTNREIAARLYLSEGTVKNHISRILGRLGLRDRTQAAIYARDHGLLANSED
- a CDS encoding sensor histidine kinase, which encodes MPIVRKESPVSWVSAVVYGIVLIAGLYYVVAGLGADVRPLRTAGFVACVAALFALEPAERRCGAGRGTASAFLLVRLALFVAVAALDDSGLSRALFVLVPFAAYLAFGRTVSIALAALCLVLLVCSYALWVPGWYTSANYVADVLMFVIGLVLAIAMAGIAVREQQARARLEESLDEVTSYAAQVADLSAAAERNRLARDIHDSLGHHLTAIAVQVEKASAFRERDPHAADQALADARSSARHALDDVRRSVGALRDEREGRTLSASLAELVDRAGDDRLQVSLVVDGEERAGDNATVSALFRAAQEALTNARRHAQADRVSVSLTFGDTETRLVVADDGRGFSTGASEPAEGFGLLGLRERAALVGGLARVESQPGAGTRITVTVPAR